A single Cannabis sativa cultivar Pink pepper isolate KNU-18-1 chromosome 7, ASM2916894v1, whole genome shotgun sequence DNA region contains:
- the LOC115696939 gene encoding uncharacterized protein LOC115696939 → MAESRQERGGEEAFEIHGCQRLQRALSECYRRIPLGRARDSACRHLNRALAECLVSTACPEQYEAVKSLCSSSGTALKRSQCQEAQLSLSVCLSYHQNQISP, encoded by the coding sequence ATGGCCGAATCGCGACAAGAAAGAGGCGGCGAAGAAGCATTCGAAATCCACGGCTGTCAGCGGCTTCAGCGGGCACTGAGCGAGTGCTACCGACGGATTCCGTTAGGGCGAGCGCGGGACTCGGCCTGCCGTCACCTGAACAGGGCTCTGGCAGAGTGCCTGGTTTCGACGGCTTGTCCAGAACAGTACGAGGCTGTGAAGAGCCTATGTTCCAGCTCCGGAACCGCTTTGAAACGATCTCAGTGTCAAGAGGCTCAGCTCTCCCTCTCTGTCTGCCTTTCTTACCATCAAAATCAAATCTCCCCCTGA